In a single window of the Limnohabitans sp. 2KL-27 genome:
- the bchF gene encoding 2-vinyl bacteriochlorophyllide hydratase → MPASSPQVLYTPAQRARRDATAWTLVQGVLAPVQFLIFGISLYLVVNSLHTGEHTDWALTSVVLKTVVLYAIMVTGAIWEKVVFGQYLFAPAFYWEDVVSMGVMVLHTAYVWAWWQGAWSANDLLWLALAAYGSYAINAAQYIRKLRMARLQKQPSSTSMPDTGAQAST, encoded by the coding sequence ATGCCCGCTTCAAGCCCTCAGGTTTTGTACACGCCAGCGCAACGCGCCCGGCGTGATGCGACCGCCTGGACGCTGGTGCAAGGCGTGCTCGCCCCGGTGCAGTTCCTGATTTTCGGCATCAGCCTCTATTTGGTGGTCAACAGCTTGCACACCGGCGAGCACACCGACTGGGCCCTGACCTCGGTGGTGCTCAAGACCGTGGTGCTCTACGCCATCATGGTCACGGGCGCGATCTGGGAAAAAGTGGTGTTCGGCCAGTACCTGTTTGCGCCGGCCTTCTATTGGGAAGACGTGGTCAGCATGGGGGTCATGGTGCTGCACACCGCCTATGTTTGGGCGTGGTGGCAAGGCGCTTGGAGCGCCAATGACTTGCTCTGGCTGGCCTTGGCCGCTTATGGCAGCTACGCCATCAACGCGGCGCAATACATCCGCAAGCTGCGCATGGCGCGGCTGCAAAAGCAACCCTCTTCCACATCCATGCCCGACACGGGCGCACAGGCCAGCACATGA
- a CDS encoding B12-binding domain-containing protein codes for MAEGFRQALPEALRQGAPVGPRLVGGTSFTGKSALDLAQIQILAQACLQGLDAARQVVFGWQRQGKSLEDIYLQGITPCARLLGDWWCADRLDFAMTTIASAHLQQLLHDFSSEFLQEAPQQRQPWSLLLLTEPGAQHSMGLFMLSEFFKRAGWLVTVGVPQDVHEFKRLFQSDWFDAVGISVSTDRHLDTLATLLPTLREGSDNLGLQVFVGGPMAIVAPERLQGLAAEVLTEDAPAAVLRVTQAMPVAAVNLR; via the coding sequence TTGGCTGAGGGTTTTCGTCAGGCCTTGCCCGAAGCTTTGCGCCAAGGCGCGCCGGTCGGCCCGCGCTTGGTGGGCGGCACCAGCTTCACCGGCAAATCGGCACTCGATTTGGCACAAATCCAGATCCTGGCGCAGGCTTGCCTGCAGGGCTTGGACGCGGCGCGGCAAGTGGTCTTTGGCTGGCAGCGACAAGGCAAGTCCTTGGAGGACATCTATTTACAAGGCATCACGCCTTGTGCCCGTTTGCTGGGCGATTGGTGGTGCGCCGACCGGCTCGACTTCGCCATGACCACCATCGCGTCGGCCCATTTGCAGCAGCTGCTGCACGATTTCAGCAGCGAGTTTTTGCAGGAAGCCCCCCAGCAACGCCAGCCCTGGAGCCTGCTGTTGCTGACCGAGCCGGGTGCTCAGCACAGCATGGGTTTGTTCATGCTCAGCGAATTCTTCAAGCGTGCAGGTTGGCTGGTGACCGTGGGTGTGCCGCAGGATGTGCACGAATTCAAACGCCTGTTTCAGTCAGACTGGTTCGATGCGGTGGGCATCTCGGTGAGTACAGACCGCCACCTGGACACCTTGGCCACCTTGCTGCCAACGCTGCGCGAGGGCTCGGACAACCTGGGTCTGCAGGTGTTTGTGGGTGGGCCCATGGCCATTGTGGCGCCAGAGCGCCTTCAGGGCCTGGCCGCCGAAGTGCTGACCGAGGACGCTCCTGCTGCGGTGTTGCGTGTGACCCAAGCCATGCCGGTTGCGGCAGTGAACCTGAGATGA
- the ppsR gene encoding transcriptional regulator PpsR — MKLPSLDPSTFSQLLGVVSDVTLVMDLQGVIEDVSTGRDTLAALGCQAWIGRRWIDTVTTESRVKIQEMLQSKGTPDLLRWRHVNHMSPLGNEVALQYVLLPLGGNKLLALGRDLESLAELQRRLVETQQSMERDYLRLRHIEARYRVLFDTSSEAVLMVDASTQRVLEANVGAQSLLKDAGKRLVGRDVRECFEGESQGEVQSLLRTALATGRIEMCAARVAGLSSAWTVSATVFRQEGGAQFLVRLVTREAASATLHEAGSSAALSEAMERFPDGWLLTDTAGLVKSVNEEGMALLGLTASSQVVGQSLERWLLRGAVDWGVLNTSLRQQLPVRNFATEVRTLSGMTLPVEVSAVYLSRPEPMYAFFVRDMDRRLQGGASASQSQSNPFADLSQLVGRRPIKDIVGETVDTIERMCIESALELTHNNRASAAEMLGLSRQSLYVKLRRFGMVAEVETDAP, encoded by the coding sequence ATGAAGCTACCCTCTCTGGACCCCTCCACTTTTTCCCAGTTGCTGGGTGTGGTGTCGGACGTCACCCTGGTCATGGACCTCCAAGGGGTGATCGAGGACGTGTCGACAGGGCGCGACACCCTGGCTGCCTTGGGCTGCCAAGCCTGGATCGGTCGCCGTTGGATCGACACCGTGACCACGGAGAGCCGGGTCAAAATCCAGGAAATGCTGCAGTCCAAAGGCACACCCGACCTGTTGCGGTGGCGTCATGTGAACCACATGTCCCCCTTGGGCAACGAGGTGGCTTTGCAGTACGTGCTTTTGCCGCTGGGCGGGAACAAATTGCTGGCCTTGGGCCGTGACCTGGAGAGCCTGGCCGAATTGCAAAGGCGCTTGGTCGAAACCCAGCAGTCCATGGAGCGCGATTATTTGCGCTTGCGCCACATCGAGGCGCGCTACCGGGTGCTGTTTGACACCTCATCCGAGGCCGTGCTGATGGTGGATGCCAGCACCCAGCGCGTGCTGGAGGCCAACGTGGGCGCGCAGTCACTGCTCAAAGATGCCGGCAAACGCCTGGTGGGTCGCGATGTGCGCGAATGTTTTGAAGGCGAGAGCCAAGGCGAGGTGCAGTCCTTGCTGCGGACCGCGCTGGCCACCGGCCGCATCGAGATGTGCGCGGCCCGTGTGGCGGGCTTGTCCTCGGCCTGGACGGTGTCGGCCACGGTGTTTCGTCAGGAGGGCGGGGCGCAGTTTTTGGTGCGCCTGGTCACCCGCGAGGCGGCCTCGGCCACCCTGCACGAAGCCGGGTCTTCGGCCGCTTTGAGCGAAGCCATGGAGCGCTTCCCCGATGGCTGGCTTCTGACGGACACTGCGGGCTTGGTCAAGAGCGTCAACGAAGAGGGCATGGCCTTGCTGGGCCTGACGGCCTCGTCGCAGGTGGTGGGCCAAAGCCTGGAGCGCTGGCTCTTGCGCGGCGCGGTGGACTGGGGCGTGCTCAACACCAGCTTGCGACAGCAGTTGCCGGTGCGCAATTTCGCCACCGAGGTGCGGACCTTGTCGGGCATGACCTTGCCGGTGGAGGTCTCTGCCGTGTACTTGAGTCGCCCTGAGCCGATGTACGCCTTTTTTGTGCGCGACATGGACCGCCGCCTGCAAGGCGGTGCGTCGGCGTCGCAAAGCCAGAGCAACCCCTTCGCTGACTTGTCGCAGCTGGTGGGGCGCCGCCCGATCAAGGACATCGTGGGGGAGACGGTGGACACCATCGAGCGCATGTGCATCGAATCAGCCCTGGAGCTGACCCACAACAACCGCGCATCGGCCGCGGAAATGCTGGGTTTGTCGCGCCAGAGTCTCTATGTCAAGCTGCGTCGCTTTGGCATGGTGGCCGAGGTGGAAACCGACGCACCTTGA
- the chlG gene encoding chlorophyll synthase ChlG, which translates to MDTPPLAHAPHPQALATPLSRPALRTVAEFLKPITWFPPMWAFACGVVASGQDLGANWALLLLGLVLTGPLVCASSQAVNDWFDRHVDAINEPNRPIPSGRMPGRWGLGIAIAWTALSLIWATLMGPWGFAACALAIALSWAYSAPPVRLKNNGWWGNAACALSYEGLAWLTGTAVMLGGAWPGPHSVALALLYSVGAHGIMTLNDFKAIEGDRRMGVASLPVQLGAHGAARMACVFMLVPQVVVAALLLNWQLPWHASAVVALAVAQGPLMAKFLRQPVERALHVSAFGVPLFVSGMMVSAWGLRQWSGLHSSVGGL; encoded by the coding sequence ATGGACACCCCGCCCCTGGCCCACGCGCCACACCCCCAGGCCCTCGCGACGCCGCTGAGTCGGCCCGCCTTGCGCACGGTGGCCGAATTCCTCAAACCCATCACCTGGTTCCCACCCATGTGGGCCTTTGCTTGCGGTGTGGTGGCCTCGGGCCAAGATTTGGGGGCGAACTGGGCTTTGTTGCTCTTGGGGCTGGTGCTGACCGGCCCCTTGGTGTGCGCCAGCAGCCAGGCGGTGAACGACTGGTTTGACCGGCATGTGGACGCCATCAACGAACCGAACCGTCCCATTCCCTCGGGCCGCATGCCCGGTCGCTGGGGGCTGGGCATAGCGATTGCCTGGACCGCCTTGTCGCTGATCTGGGCCACGCTCATGGGGCCTTGGGGTTTTGCGGCCTGCGCCTTGGCGATTGCGCTGTCGTGGGCCTACAGCGCACCGCCCGTGCGCCTGAAAAACAACGGCTGGTGGGGCAACGCGGCTTGCGCCCTGAGTTACGAAGGCCTGGCTTGGCTGACCGGCACGGCCGTCATGCTGGGCGGCGCCTGGCCGGGGCCCCATTCGGTGGCGCTGGCGCTGCTTTACAGCGTCGGGGCGCACGGCATCATGACGCTCAACGATTTCAAGGCCATCGAGGGCGACCGCCGCATGGGCGTGGCCTCGCTGCCGGTGCAACTGGGTGCGCACGGTGCGGCGCGCATGGCCTGCGTGTTCATGCTGGTGCCTCAAGTGGTGGTGGCGGCTTTGTTGCTGAACTGGCAGCTGCCATGGCACGCGTCAGCCGTTGTGGCTTTGGCGGTTGCGCAGGGGCCCTTGATGGCCAAGTTTTTGCGTCAGCCTGTGGAGCGTGCCTTGCATGTGTCGGCCTTTGGTGTGCCGCTGTTTGTCAGCGGCATGATGGTCAGCGCTTGGGGCCTGCGCCAGTGGAGTGGCTTGCACAGCAGTGTGGGGGGCCTATGA
- a CDS encoding BCD family MFS transporter, translated as MNAQSNASVFGWFQIIRLGLIQACLGAVVVVTTSTLNRIMVVELALPALLPGFLVAWHYAVQMVRPRMGFGSDKGRRSTPWMMGGMLVLGVGGVMAAWATVWMATQPFYGALLAWLSFSLIGLGVSACGTSLLALMAKRVPDERRAPAATTVWLMMIVGFAVTAGVVGKLIDPYSPQVLLQVSAGLSLLTALITALCLWGLEKGGDPSQAAVASAGTERLQKQNFKEAFQEVWAEPAARTFTVFVFMSMLAYSAQDLILEPFAGAVHGFTPGQTTQLSGWHHMGVLIGMLAVAGAGSRWVAGRLGSVQAWMVGGCLVSALATVGLVSSALSQGWPLKANVVFLGVANGAFSIAAIATMMRLAGEGGAGREGTRMGLWGAAQAAAFGLGGLLGTAASDLAHALLGEQRTAYAAVFGMQALMFAVSAAVASRLRTGPAMQRAPLRFDGPVLLKGGSSS; from the coding sequence ATGAACGCTCAGAGCAATGCATCGGTGTTTGGCTGGTTCCAGATCATCCGATTGGGGCTGATCCAGGCCTGCTTGGGCGCGGTGGTGGTGGTGACCACGTCCACGCTCAACCGCATCATGGTGGTCGAGTTGGCGTTGCCCGCCTTGCTCCCCGGATTTCTGGTGGCCTGGCATTACGCGGTGCAGATGGTACGCCCGCGCATGGGCTTTGGCTCTGACAAGGGGCGCCGCAGCACGCCCTGGATGATGGGCGGCATGCTGGTGCTGGGCGTGGGCGGTGTGATGGCCGCCTGGGCCACGGTGTGGATGGCCACGCAGCCTTTTTATGGCGCTTTGCTGGCTTGGCTGTCCTTTAGCCTGATTGGTTTGGGCGTGAGCGCCTGCGGCACCTCGCTGCTGGCCCTGATGGCCAAGCGCGTCCCCGACGAGCGACGCGCACCTGCAGCCACCACCGTGTGGCTGATGATGATCGTCGGCTTTGCGGTCACTGCAGGTGTGGTGGGCAAGCTGATCGACCCCTACAGCCCACAGGTGCTGCTGCAGGTCTCGGCAGGGCTGAGCCTGCTCACGGCGCTGATCACGGCGCTGTGTTTGTGGGGCCTGGAAAAGGGCGGTGACCCCTCACAGGCCGCCGTAGCGAGTGCGGGCACCGAGCGCCTGCAAAAGCAAAATTTCAAAGAGGCTTTTCAAGAAGTCTGGGCCGAGCCAGCGGCGCGCACTTTCACCGTGTTTGTGTTCATGTCCATGCTGGCCTACAGCGCACAGGATTTGATTTTGGAGCCCTTTGCGGGCGCGGTGCACGGTTTCACGCCGGGGCAGACCACGCAGCTGTCGGGCTGGCACCACATGGGTGTGTTGATCGGCATGCTGGCGGTGGCCGGGGCGGGTTCGCGTTGGGTGGCTGGGCGACTCGGATCGGTGCAAGCCTGGATGGTGGGGGGCTGCCTGGTCTCGGCGTTGGCCACAGTCGGCTTGGTCAGCTCGGCCCTGTCGCAGGGGTGGCCGCTCAAGGCCAACGTGGTGTTTCTGGGGGTGGCCAACGGCGCCTTCTCGATCGCGGCGATCGCCACCATGATGCGCCTGGCCGGCGAAGGTGGCGCGGGCCGCGAAGGCACACGCATGGGTTTGTGGGGCGCGGCGCAAGCGGCGGCCTTTGGCTTGGGTGGATTGCTGGGCACTGCCGCCAGCGACCTGGCCCACGCCTTGTTGGGTGAACAGCGCACGGCCTATGCGGCCGTGTTTGGCATGCAAGCGCTCATGTTTGCGGTCTCGGCAGCGGTGGCTTCGCGCCTGCGCACCGGGCCAGCAATGCAGCGAGCGCCTTTGCGTTTTGACGGTCCCGTATTGCTCAAAGGTGGGTCAAGCTCATGA
- a CDS encoding geranylgeranyl diphosphate reductase, producing MNQTDYDFVVVGGGPSGATAAHDLVRQGWRVLLLDRQGRTKPCGGAIPPRLIQDFDIPDHLLVAKVRCARMISPTDNKVDIPIDNGFVGMVDRDEFDEYLRDRAAQSGAVRCQAIFDKLQHDDSGQLWVHYTPVTPKEHAALEHAQPVKVSTRMVVGADGARSEVARQAIPNAHKTKYVFAYHEIIESPVGQPGYDAARCDVYYQGEVSPDFYGWVFPHGKTMSVGMGSADKGYSLRSATARLREIAGLTHAPTLRREGAPIPLKPLPQWDNGRDVVVIGDAAGVVAPSSGEGIYYAMDCARRVAKAAHEALKTGNSACLKQGRKSFMKQHGRVFWILGVMQYFWYQNDKRREKFVKICEDRDVQRLTFESYMNKELARKDPMAHVRIFLKDMAHLLGLART from the coding sequence ATGAACCAAACCGATTACGATTTTGTGGTGGTGGGCGGAGGGCCTTCGGGCGCCACCGCTGCACACGACTTGGTGCGCCAAGGCTGGCGCGTCTTGCTGCTCGACCGACAGGGCCGCACCAAACCCTGCGGCGGCGCGATTCCGCCGCGCCTGATCCAGGACTTCGACATCCCCGACCACCTGCTGGTGGCCAAGGTGCGTTGCGCCCGCATGATTTCGCCGACCGACAACAAGGTCGACATCCCGATTGACAACGGCTTTGTCGGCATGGTGGACCGCGACGAGTTCGACGAGTATTTGCGTGACCGCGCCGCCCAGTCAGGCGCGGTGCGCTGCCAGGCGATTTTTGACAAGCTGCAGCACGACGACAGCGGCCAGTTGTGGGTGCATTACACCCCGGTCACGCCCAAAGAACATGCGGCGCTGGAACACGCGCAGCCGGTCAAGGTGTCGACCCGCATGGTGGTGGGGGCCGACGGCGCACGCTCGGAAGTGGCGCGCCAGGCCATTCCCAACGCGCACAAGACCAAGTATGTGTTCGCGTACCACGAGATCATTGAGTCGCCTGTGGGCCAGCCCGGCTATGACGCGGCGCGTTGCGACGTGTACTACCAAGGCGAGGTCTCGCCCGACTTTTATGGTTGGGTCTTCCCGCACGGCAAGACCATGAGCGTGGGCATGGGCAGCGCCGACAAAGGTTACTCGCTGCGCAGCGCCACGGCGCGTTTGCGAGAAATTGCGGGTCTGACCCACGCACCCACCTTGCGCCGCGAAGGCGCGCCCATCCCGCTCAAGCCCTTGCCCCAGTGGGACAACGGCCGCGATGTGGTGGTGATCGGGGACGCCGCTGGCGTGGTCGCCCCCTCTTCGGGCGAGGGCATTTACTACGCCATGGACTGCGCCCGCCGTGTGGCCAAGGCCGCCCACGAGGCGCTCAAAACCGGCAACAGTGCCTGCCTGAAACAAGGCCGCAAAAGTTTCATGAAGCAGCACGGCCGGGTGTTCTGGATCCTGGGCGTGATGCAGTACTTCTGGTACCAAAACGACAAACGCCGCGAAAAGTTCGTCAAGATCTGCGAAGACCGCGATGTGCAGCGCCTGACGTTCGAGTCCTACATGAACAAGGAGCTGGCGCGCAAGGACCCGATGGCCCATGTGCGCATTTTCCTCAAGGACATGGCCCACCTGCTCGGGCTGGCGCGGACCTGA